Proteins encoded in a region of the Melioribacteraceae bacterium genome:
- a CDS encoding PAS domain S-box protein: protein MIVIELIYSLSLLVAMIILSGFINEKFDREDLTAKILQGILFGTAAFIGMLNPFELEKGIFFDGRTIAISLCTFFFGPVSGIISLIPPLVYRVFAGGPGIYMGIGTILSSFLIGALFLKKKRSAKSIDNLDFYLLGLIVHIIMLLLVFTLPSKNILPTLKSLAFTIIAIYPLISMLISKILLDQEQKKKAFHTIKQNEKLFRTTLYSIGDGVITTDTEGRVQQMNRVAEYLTGWPESDAKNSLLDDVYTVYDDSKRIRSESRLRFIQKPDSNTGRESSAILISKSGNEIPVSDSGAPIIDEKGEVIGSVLIFRDQTKEMEKQRLLAESEAKLKRAESIAGTGNWEIDLNTGLIYGSDGAQKIYGVNRDSWKLSDIQKIPLPEYREELNKALLNLIQNNEPYDVEFKIKRGDGKILNIHSVAEYDKETNKVFGVMEDITYKKEAEIKLKADEELFRAISNLTMDYLFSTSLSEEGKLVHNWFGGAFEKLTGYSFEEYRERGGWMSMLHPEDIEVDNKAMQKLFKNENAVTEVRTIHKNGSVVWVRVYAKPVWDNEKNRLKGIQGAVQDITEFKRSQLIQQIQYNIANAVTTSIKTAELFAMVRKELSQLMDTKNFFVAFYDEKTDTLKADLDRDEKDEIGTWSAKKSLTGYLINQSKTLLLTKNEIIELSNKGAIELVGSLPEVWLGAPLKINSKVIGAVVIQNYHDRNAYDQTSQKIFEVIANQLSLYIQRKKAEEDLLVLARAIHQSPLTIIITDTSGKIVYTNPSITKSTGYSIEEVIGQNTRVFSSKHHPPEFYKNLWETILSGKDWEGEILNKNKKGELFWEHQIISPVINEEGITTNFIALKEDVTEKKNMIEEIIRAKERAEASERLKTEFLAQISHEIRTPINIMSSNAQLIKDEVESFIDEEVLGLFSSIARASHRMIRTVDLILNMSELQTGAYRPVYKEINLDTDILQSLQIEYLHLAQSKKLTIEYICETENPIIEADEYSVMQIFANLIDNGIKYTDAGKISIRLFENQASEKIVEIKDTGIGMNRDFLERIFEPFVQEEHGYTRSFEGNGLGLALVKNYCELNNAEIEVESEKGSGSKFRVTFRNRVPNI, encoded by the coding sequence ATGATAGTAATTGAACTTATATATAGCCTTTCTCTGCTTGTGGCGATGATTATTCTTTCCGGATTTATAAATGAAAAATTCGATAGAGAAGATTTAACAGCGAAGATTCTACAGGGAATACTCTTCGGCACAGCGGCATTTATTGGAATGCTAAATCCATTCGAACTTGAGAAAGGTATTTTTTTCGACGGTAGAACAATTGCAATAAGTCTCTGTACATTTTTTTTCGGTCCGGTATCGGGAATTATTTCTCTTATCCCACCGCTCGTCTACAGAGTTTTTGCAGGCGGTCCCGGGATCTACATGGGGATTGGTACGATCCTTTCTTCGTTTCTTATAGGGGCGCTTTTCCTTAAGAAGAAGAGATCTGCAAAGTCAATTGATAATCTCGACTTTTATCTGCTCGGATTAATTGTACATATTATAATGCTGCTGCTAGTATTCACGCTTCCGTCAAAGAATATTTTACCGACATTAAAATCACTTGCATTCACAATTATTGCAATCTATCCGCTGATTAGTATGCTGATAAGCAAAATACTACTGGATCAGGAACAGAAGAAGAAAGCATTTCATACAATCAAACAGAACGAAAAGCTGTTCCGCACCACTCTTTATAGTATCGGGGACGGTGTTATAACCACAGATACTGAAGGTAGAGTTCAGCAGATGAACCGGGTTGCCGAATATCTTACCGGATGGCCGGAATCTGATGCAAAAAATAGTTTGCTGGATGATGTCTATACTGTTTATGATGACAGTAAAAGAATCCGTTCTGAAAGCCGTCTACGGTTTATACAAAAACCGGATTCAAATACAGGCCGTGAATCTTCAGCCATACTTATTTCTAAGTCGGGAAATGAGATCCCTGTTTCTGACAGCGGTGCACCAATAATTGATGAGAAAGGTGAAGTGATCGGTTCCGTCCTGATTTTCAGGGACCAGACTAAAGAAATGGAGAAGCAGCGTCTGCTTGCAGAAAGCGAAGCCAAACTTAAGCGGGCCGAATCGATTGCCGGTACCGGAAACTGGGAGATTGATTTAAACACGGGTCTGATCTACGGTTCGGATGGAGCTCAGAAAATATACGGTGTCAACAGGGATTCTTGGAAATTATCCGATATTCAGAAAATACCTCTTCCGGAATACCGTGAAGAATTGAACAAAGCTCTTCTAAACCTTATCCAGAATAATGAACCATATGATGTCGAATTCAAAATCAAACGGGGGGATGGCAAGATTCTTAATATTCACTCGGTTGCCGAATACGATAAAGAAACTAATAAAGTATTCGGGGTTATGGAAGATATTACGTATAAGAAAGAAGCGGAGATAAAATTAAAAGCTGACGAAGAATTGTTCAGAGCAATCTCAAATCTTACGATGGATTACCTTTTTTCTACATCGCTTAGTGAAGAAGGCAAACTGGTTCATAACTGGTTTGGCGGTGCATTCGAAAAGCTGACCGGTTACTCATTCGAAGAATACAGGGAAAGAGGAGGTTGGATGTCGATGCTCCACCCCGAAGATATTGAAGTTGATAATAAGGCGATGCAGAAATTGTTTAAAAACGAAAATGCCGTTACAGAAGTAAGAACAATCCACAAAAACGGAAGTGTTGTCTGGGTCCGTGTCTATGCTAAACCGGTCTGGGATAATGAAAAAAACAGGCTTAAAGGGATTCAGGGAGCCGTCCAGGATATAACCGAATTTAAACGTTCTCAACTTATTCAGCAGATTCAGTATAATATTGCCAATGCTGTAACAACCTCTATTAAAACAGCAGAGCTTTTTGCAATGGTTCGAAAGGAACTTTCTCAATTAATGGATACGAAAAATTTCTTTGTCGCATTCTATGATGAGAAAACAGATACTCTTAAAGCTGATCTGGACAGAGATGAAAAGGATGAGATCGGAACCTGGTCGGCAAAAAAATCTTTGACGGGGTATTTGATCAATCAATCAAAAACACTCCTGCTTACTAAAAATGAGATAATTGAATTGAGTAATAAAGGTGCAATAGAACTTGTTGGTTCCTTGCCCGAAGTCTGGCTTGGAGCTCCGCTCAAAATAAACAGCAAAGTTATCGGGGCTGTAGTAATCCAGAATTATCACGACCGCAATGCTTATGATCAAACGAGTCAGAAAATCTTCGAGGTAATAGCCAACCAGCTTTCATTATATATCCAGAGGAAGAAAGCTGAAGAGGATCTGCTGGTTCTGGCAAGGGCAATTCATCAGAGTCCCCTCACAATTATTATTACCGATACTTCCGGCAAAATTGTCTATACAAATCCGAGCATTACAAAATCGACCGGTTACAGTATAGAAGAGGTAATAGGTCAGAATACAAGAGTATTCAGTTCTAAACACCACCCGCCTGAATTTTATAAAAATTTATGGGAGACAATTCTGTCCGGCAAAGATTGGGAGGGAGAAATTCTAAATAAAAACAAGAAGGGAGAACTCTTCTGGGAGCATCAGATAATTTCACCCGTGATAAACGAAGAAGGAATTACAACCAACTTCATAGCATTGAAAGAGGATGTAACTGAAAAGAAGAATATGATAGAAGAGATTATTAGAGCTAAAGAAAGGGCTGAAGCTTCCGAAAGATTAAAAACAGAATTTCTGGCGCAGATCTCACATGAAATCAGAACTCCTATAAATATTATGTCCAGCAACGCACAGTTGATTAAGGATGAAGTGGAGAGCTTTATAGATGAGGAAGTACTCGGACTTTTTTCAAGCATAGCACGCGCATCACACCGGATGATTAGAACAGTCGATCTGATACTTAATATGTCTGAACTCCAGACCGGTGCTTACAGACCTGTGTATAAGGAGATAAATCTGGATACCGACATACTGCAATCACTGCAGATCGAATATCTTCATCTTGCTCAAAGCAAAAAGCTTACGATTGAGTACATCTGTGAAACTGAGAATCCTATAATTGAAGCCGACGAATATAGCGTTATGCAGATTTTTGCAAACCTGATTGATAATGGAATTAAATATACAGATGCCGGTAAAATTTCGATCAGGCTTTTTGAAAATCAAGCCTCGGAAAAAATTGTTGAAATTAAAGATACCGGTATCGGCATGAATAGAGATTTCCTTGAAAGAATTTTTGAGCCGTTCGTCCAGGAGGAACACGGATATACGAGATCCTTCGAAGGGAATGGTTTGGGATTGGCGCTCGTTAAAAATTACTGTGAACTTAATAATGCCGAAATAGAAGTTGAAAGTGAAAAAGGATCCGGTTCAAAATTCAGGGTTACATTCAGGAACAGGGTGCCGAATATCTGA
- the atpD gene encoding F0F1 ATP synthase subunit beta produces the protein MGLNQGTIIQVIGPVIDIDFEGGKLPNIYNSIKIPRKDLEGKDQELIVEVQQHLGENRVRTVAMDSTDGLVRGMKAFDTGEPISVPVGPETLGRLINVIGEGIDGLGTDIKTKKRYGIHRHSPKFENLTTKQEMFETGIKVIDLLEPYTKGGKTGLFGGAGVGKTVIIQELIHNIAKQHGGYSVFAGVGERTREGNDLWLEMKESGVLPKTALVFGQMNEPPGARLRVGLTGLTIAEYFRDEEGRDVLLFIDNIFRFTQAGSEVSALLGRMPSAVGYQPNLATEMGELQERITSTAKGSITSVQAIYVPADDLTDPAPATAFSHLDATTVLSRQISELGIYPAVDPLDSTSRILQPDIVGNEHYSVAKQVKEILQAYKDLQDIINILGMDELSDDDKVTVRRARRIQRFLSQPFHVAEQFTGFPGKYVKLEDTIRSFKEILEGKHDNLPEQAFMYVGTIEEAVEKAKTLA, from the coding sequence ATGGGACTGAATCAAGGTACAATCATTCAGGTTATCGGACCTGTAATCGATATAGATTTTGAAGGCGGAAAGCTTCCAAATATTTATAATTCAATCAAAATTCCAAGAAAAGATCTGGAGGGGAAGGACCAGGAATTGATTGTTGAAGTCCAGCAGCACCTCGGCGAAAACCGGGTTAGAACCGTTGCTATGGATTCAACGGATGGACTGGTCAGAGGTATGAAGGCTTTCGATACCGGCGAACCGATCTCCGTTCCTGTTGGACCCGAAACTCTCGGCCGACTTATTAATGTAATTGGAGAAGGGATCGATGGACTAGGAACAGATATTAAAACGAAAAAACGTTACGGTATTCACCGCCACTCTCCTAAGTTCGAAAATCTTACTACAAAACAGGAAATGTTCGAAACCGGTATAAAGGTAATCGACCTTCTGGAACCTTATACAAAAGGAGGTAAGACAGGACTGTTCGGAGGCGCAGGTGTAGGCAAGACAGTTATTATTCAGGAACTGATTCACAATATTGCAAAGCAGCATGGCGGTTATTCGGTATTTGCAGGTGTAGGTGAAAGAACTAGAGAAGGAAACGACCTCTGGCTCGAAATGAAGGAATCGGGTGTATTACCGAAAACAGCGCTGGTATTCGGACAGATGAATGAACCGCCGGGAGCCCGTTTAAGAGTTGGATTAACCGGCCTTACTATTGCAGAATATTTCAGAGATGAAGAGGGAAGAGACGTATTATTATTTATCGATAATATTTTCCGTTTTACACAGGCAGGTTCGGAAGTTTCCGCTCTGTTAGGCCGTATGCCTTCGGCAGTTGGATATCAGCCGAATCTGGCAACTGAAATGGGAGAATTACAGGAGAGGATTACTTCAACTGCAAAAGGATCGATCACTTCAGTTCAGGCGATTTACGTACCTGCGGACGACTTAACGGATCCGGCTCCCGCAACTGCATTCTCGCACCTCGACGCAACAACTGTGTTGAGCAGGCAGATTTCCGAGCTTGGAATTTATCCCGCGGTAGACCCTCTTGATTCAACTTCTAGAATTCTACAGCCGGATATAGTTGGTAACGAACACTATTCAGTCGCTAAACAGGTAAAAGAGATTCTACAGGCTTATAAAGACCTTCAGGATATTATTAATATTCTTGGAATGGATGAACTTTCCGACGACGATAAGGTGACCGTCCGTCGGGCAAGAAGAATCCAGAGATTTTTAAGTCAGCCTTTCCATGTTGCAGAGCAGTTCACAGGATTCCCGGGTAAATACGTTAAGCTCGAGGATACAATCAGAAGCTTTAAGGAGATACTCGAAGGAAAGCACGATAATCTTCCAGAGCAGGCATTTATGTATGTCGGTACAATTGAAGAAGCCGTTGAAAAAGCGAAGACCCTGGCATGA
- the atpC gene encoding ATP synthase F1 subunit epsilon codes for MIKELNVEIITPSKSAFAGKVKSISLPGTLGNFQVLFNHAPLLSTFEIGRIKIVDLNDKESEYATGGGTVEVLANKILVLADSFESKEDIDIERAARSLERAKERIANKNREKIDEVRAEASLQRALNRIKFAGN; via the coding sequence ATGATAAAAGAACTGAATGTTGAAATAATTACTCCGTCTAAATCGGCATTCGCCGGCAAGGTTAAATCGATCTCCCTACCAGGTACGCTTGGAAACTTTCAGGTCCTTTTTAATCACGCTCCTTTACTAAGTACTTTTGAAATCGGCAGAATTAAAATTGTTGATCTGAATGATAAAGAATCCGAATACGCTACCGGCGGAGGTACAGTAGAGGTTCTTGCTAATAAAATCCTAGTTCTGGCCGATAGTTTTGAATCGAAAGAGGATATTGATATTGAGCGTGCTGCAAGATCGCTTGAAAGAGCAAAGGAGAGAATTGCTAATAAGAACAGAGAGAAGATTGATGAAGTAAGGGCTGAAGCTTCATTGCAGAGAGCACTTAACAGAATTAAATTTGCCGGAAATTAA
- a CDS encoding superoxide dismutase produces the protein MSKFELAPLPYAFNALEPHIDSKTMEIHHGKHHAAYVNNLNKALEGNADLSGKTLEEMFSMMSKLPAAIRNNGGGHYNHEMFWNIMGPNKGGLPTGSLADAINGTFGSFDKFKDLVNNAGATRFGSGWAWLVVSDGKLVVSSTPNQDNPLMDVADVKGFPVLGIDVWEHAYYLNYQNRRPDYLNAWWNVVDWDAVAKRFASVK, from the coding sequence ATGAGTAAGTTTGAATTAGCACCACTTCCGTATGCTTTTAATGCACTTGAACCGCATATAGATTCTAAAACTATGGAAATACATCACGGTAAACATCACGCTGCTTATGTTAACAACCTGAATAAAGCCCTTGAGGGGAATGCAGACCTGTCAGGAAAGACTCTCGAAGAAATGTTCAGCATGATGTCCAAACTCCCTGCCGCTATCCGTAATAACGGCGGTGGCCATTATAACCACGAAATGTTCTGGAATATTATGGGCCCCAATAAAGGCGGTCTTCCAACCGGTTCTCTTGCCGACGCAATTAACGGCACATTCGGTTCATTCGATAAATTCAAAGATCTTGTAAATAATGCGGGCGCTACCCGTTTCGGTTCAGGATGGGCATGGCTGGTTGTTTCCGACGGAAAACTTGTAGTCTCTTCTACACCGAATCAGGATAATCCATTAATGGACGTTGCCGATGTGAAAGGATTCCCGGTACTAGGAATTGACGTTTGGGAACATGCGTATTACCTCAATTACCAGAACCGCAGACCTGATTACCTGAATGCATGGTGGAATGTTGTTGACTGGGATGCAGTTGCAAAGAGATTCGCTTCAGTTAAATAA